Proteins encoded by one window of Pseudomonas coleopterorum:
- a CDS encoding filamentous hemagglutinin N-terminal domain-containing protein — protein sequence MTHASKHLRHLTPRSLPLAIAAALLVPCSYACADGLTAFDGAAAKPTLHSDRTVPVIDIVAPNQAGLSHNVYSEYNVGTEGVVLNNSVVAGHSELAGAVHANPQLGGTAASTILNEVVGHNRSNINGPQVVFGAAADYVLANPNGITLNGASLANVPRATFVVGSPTLQDGQLHQLDTQAAKGVLRVDKNGVNNLDGSLALIAPSIASNGSIRASGDVDLLLGSNVIDYASNEVVSSTRTPKRIDANLLGAMDSEGRIRVVSTHEGAGIKMPGVQMKADKGISIAAAGDITLQGRASGDEPAPQARLDAGSAELRVNSTQQLNLADAQLRSQGEMSLTAHALRSQGMDAIAEGALRIRASTARNNADQAQVSRYQGSEVDVSVDGNINDVGTSYVSTTGMTRITAQNHDLKAAADKSAEGTSQAKVGVIAGSAGVDIQLKGDGHYEGTAFSSTQGPITVNAGGALSLNQASNHRQSVDDQRTRNERQAVVARFDTPGAVTLSAGRDALLTGVQIGSKEQKVDTLNISAGGTLLNLAAIDKVTATGHHVSNSEQGLQMTQTEQDSYRQVHSQWRVANDANLSASARHNQAITLQGTELDAARIRLQATNGGVQLEASTQRIQADVKTFGIGSSTGGSQLAITQYKEDSKTYRNAKLVADAVTVDTQGQLRLNGAEVQAQTITGSVGGNLVVTSLSDDVKVLNVEGQAQLGGKLAPDTLASEAALLAGKWNEPATAALHAYGLAGTGSLIEQGRFDFKRTDRQGIAQASALSASEGVSLKVAGVIDQAQETQGVNELQSHNLVNVRGGNLDMAKRVYGQMRLR from the coding sequence ATGACCCACGCCTCAAAACACTTACGCCACCTGACCCCACGCTCACTGCCGCTGGCCATCGCCGCTGCGCTGCTGGTGCCTTGCTCATACGCCTGCGCCGATGGCCTGACAGCATTCGATGGGGCCGCTGCGAAGCCAACCCTCCACAGCGACCGTACCGTGCCGGTGATCGACATCGTCGCGCCCAACCAGGCGGGCCTCTCGCATAACGTCTACAGCGAATACAACGTGGGCACCGAGGGTGTGGTGCTCAACAACAGCGTGGTGGCCGGGCACAGTGAACTGGCCGGCGCGGTGCACGCCAACCCGCAACTGGGTGGCACGGCCGCCAGCACCATCCTCAACGAAGTGGTCGGGCACAACCGCTCCAACATCAACGGCCCACAAGTGGTCTTCGGCGCGGCGGCAGACTATGTGCTGGCCAACCCGAACGGCATCACCCTCAACGGCGCCAGCCTGGCCAACGTGCCGCGTGCAACCTTTGTGGTCGGTTCGCCCACGCTGCAGGATGGACAACTGCACCAGCTCGACACGCAAGCCGCCAAGGGCGTTCTGCGCGTGGACAAGAACGGGGTGAACAACCTGGACGGCAGCCTTGCGCTGATCGCGCCCAGCATCGCCAGCAACGGATCGATCCGTGCATCTGGCGACGTTGACCTGTTGCTCGGCAGCAATGTCATCGATTACGCCAGCAATGAAGTCGTCAGCAGTACGCGCACGCCCAAGCGCATCGATGCCAACCTGCTTGGCGCCATGGACAGCGAGGGTCGCATCCGCGTCGTCAGCACCCACGAAGGTGCCGGTATCAAGATGCCAGGGGTCCAGATGAAGGCGGACAAAGGCATCAGCATCGCAGCCGCAGGCGATATCACCCTGCAGGGCCGCGCCAGCGGCGATGAACCGGCGCCACAGGCACGGCTCGACGCGGGCAGCGCAGAGCTGAGGGTGAACAGCACGCAACAGCTCAACCTGGCCGACGCGCAGCTGCGCAGCCAAGGCGAGATGTCCCTGACCGCGCATGCCCTGCGCAGCCAGGGCATGGATGCCATCGCCGAGGGCGCCTTGCGCATCCGAGCCAGCACGGCGAGAAACAACGCGGACCAGGCGCAGGTCAGCCGCTATCAAGGCAGCGAGGTGGATGTATCGGTCGACGGCAACATCAACGACGTCGGAACGTCCTATGTCAGCACCACCGGCATGACCCGCATCACCGCCCAGAACCACGACCTCAAGGCCGCTGCGGACAAATCCGCCGAAGGTACGAGCCAGGCCAAGGTAGGGGTCATTGCCGGTAGCGCTGGCGTGGACATCCAGCTCAAGGGCGATGGCCACTACGAAGGCACAGCGTTCAGCAGTACCCAGGGGCCAATCACCGTGAACGCCGGAGGCGCACTGTCGCTGAACCAGGCCAGCAATCACAGACAGTCCGTTGACGATCAGCGTACTCGCAACGAGCGCCAAGCCGTCGTGGCACGCTTCGACACACCTGGCGCGGTCACCCTGTCCGCTGGACGTGACGCCTTGCTGACAGGCGTGCAAATCGGTTCGAAGGAGCAGAAGGTCGACACGCTGAACATTTCCGCAGGCGGAACATTGCTCAATCTGGCAGCCATCGACAAAGTGACCGCCACCGGCCATCACGTATCCAACAGCGAGCAGGGTCTGCAGATGACCCAGACCGAGCAGGACAGCTATCGCCAGGTACATTCCCAGTGGCGGGTTGCCAACGATGCCAACCTGAGCGCCTCGGCGCGTCACAACCAGGCAATCACTCTGCAAGGCACCGAGCTCGATGCTGCCCGCATTCGACTCCAGGCTACCAACGGCGGCGTGCAACTTGAGGCTTCGACTCAGCGCATCCAGGCGGACGTGAAGACGTTCGGCATCGGCTCGTCCACCGGCGGCTCGCAACTGGCCATCACCCAGTACAAGGAAGACAGCAAGACCTATCGCAACGCCAAGCTGGTAGCCGATGCCGTCACTGTCGATACCCAGGGCCAGCTGCGCCTCAATGGCGCCGAAGTGCAGGCGCAGACGATCACGGGTAGCGTGGGCGGCAATCTGGTGGTCACCAGCCTCAGTGACGATGTGAAGGTGCTGAACGTGGAAGGACAAGCCCAACTGGGTGGCAAGCTAGCGCCCGACACATTGGCCAGCGAGGCTGCACTGCTGGCCGGCAAATGGAATGAACCGGCAACCGCCGCGTTGCACGCCTATGGTCTGGCAGGTACAGGCAGCCTGATAGAGCAAGGCCGTTTCGATTTCAAGCGTACTGACCGGCAGGGCATTGCCCAGGCGTCTGCTTTGTCGGCCAGCGAAGGCGTGAGTCTGAAGGTGGCTGGGGTGATCGATCAGGCGCAGGAAACTCAAGGCGTGAACGAGCTGCAGAGTCACAACCTGGTGAACGTGCGCGGGGGGAATCTCGACATGGCCAAACGGGTGTACGGCCAGATGCGTCTGCGCTGA
- a CDS encoding YqfO family protein — protein MFKLAFFVPDSHVELVKSAVFAAGGGRIGAYDSCAWQVMGQGQFRPLAGSQPFCGQADVVEKVEEWKVELVVADPLIAQVVQALKLAHPYETPAYEVWRLHEL, from the coding sequence GTGTTCAAACTGGCCTTCTTCGTTCCCGACAGCCATGTCGAGCTTGTCAAAAGCGCTGTATTCGCCGCCGGTGGCGGTCGCATTGGCGCCTATGACAGCTGCGCTTGGCAGGTAATGGGGCAGGGCCAGTTTCGGCCGCTTGCAGGTAGCCAACCCTTTTGCGGGCAGGCCGACGTCGTGGAAAAGGTCGAAGAGTGGAAGGTCGAGCTGGTCGTGGCCGATCCGCTCATCGCACAGGTGGTGCAAGCACTCAAGCTTGCCCACCCCTACGAAACGCCGGCCTATGAAGTGTGGCGGCTTCACGAGTTGTAA